One window of the candidate division KSB1 bacterium genome contains the following:
- a CDS encoding alpha/beta hydrolase: protein MNSSKIEHQYLQTNGITLHAIEAGPENGPLMILLHGFPEFWYGWRHQIEALAAAGYRVLAPDQRGYNLSDKPKGIVAYNLDALAADVMGLIDASGRDKASIVGHDWGGAVAWWTAVKYPQRVEKLAILNAPHPKVMRWSLLRNRAQRRKSWYFFFFQIPFLPEWRMRRADWEIGQRALQGTSRPGTFSEADLVLYREAWSQPGAATGMINWYRAALQRRPARVTSSRVTVPALIIWGTRDKFLGRELAQQSVDLCENGRLVWVEGASHWVQHEEPQQVNDLLEQFFVAEPVMQHSG from the coding sequence ATGAATTCATCCAAAATTGAGCACCAATATCTGCAAACCAACGGCATCACCCTGCACGCCATCGAAGCCGGCCCCGAAAATGGCCCGTTGATGATTCTATTGCACGGCTTCCCGGAGTTTTGGTACGGTTGGCGTCATCAAATCGAGGCGCTGGCAGCAGCAGGGTATCGCGTGCTGGCGCCGGATCAACGCGGCTACAATTTGAGCGACAAGCCGAAGGGAATTGTCGCGTATAATCTTGATGCGCTCGCGGCTGATGTGATGGGGTTGATTGATGCAAGCGGCCGCGACAAGGCATCTATCGTCGGTCACGATTGGGGCGGGGCAGTCGCGTGGTGGACGGCGGTCAAATATCCGCAGCGGGTGGAGAAGTTGGCGATTCTCAACGCACCGCACCCAAAGGTGATGCGATGGAGTTTGTTGCGCAACCGGGCACAACGCCGCAAAAGTTGGTATTTTTTCTTTTTTCAAATACCCTTTCTGCCGGAATGGCGGATGCGGCGCGCGGATTGGGAGATTGGCCAACGCGCGCTGCAGGGCACGAGCCGGCCCGGAACTTTTTCCGAGGCTGATCTCGTGCTTTATCGCGAAGCGTGGTCGCAGCCGGGCGCGGCTACAGGAATGATCAACTGGTATCGCGCGGCCTTGCAACGGAGGCCGGCGCGCGTGACTTCATCGCGTGTCACCGTGCCGGCTCTGATCATTTGGGGAACGCGCGATAAATTTCTCGGTCGCGAGCTGGCGCAGCAGAGCGTTGATTTGTGCGAAAACGGCAGGCTGGTTTGGGTGGAAGGCGCGAGCCATTGGGTGCAGCACGAGGAGCCGCAACAAGTGAATGACTTGCTGGAACAATTTTTTGTGGCAGAGCCCGTCATGCAACATTCGGGTTGA
- a CDS encoding P1 family peptidase: MKISALMILLMTAAVALAQTKPRARDLGIPFDGTPGPLNAITDVRGVEVGHTTLISGEGKLVVGKGPVRTGVTAILPRGKNSKDLVFAGWFSLNGNGEMTGTTWVEESGFLEGPIMITNTHSVGVVRDAVIAWCVQRGFQNQPWSLPVVAETWDGWLNDINGFHVKPEHVFAALDHANSGAVAEGNVGGGTGMICHGFKGGIGTSSRKLDERAGGYTLGVLAQCNHGGRQQLRIAGVPVGLEMTDEILRKEDQGSIIVVVATDAPLLPHQLKRLARRVSMGLARNGSVSGNGSGDIFIAFSTANPEAAKPEGMAKLEMLPNDQMNPLFAATVQATEEAIINALIAAETMTGVDDHKVIAIPHKLLQQILRKYNRLIGPGKK, translated from the coding sequence ATGAAAATTTCAGCGTTGATGATTTTACTGATGACAGCAGCCGTGGCTTTGGCGCAAACCAAACCGCGCGCCCGCGATCTCGGTATTCCGTTTGACGGAACGCCCGGCCCGCTCAATGCGATCACGGATGTGAGGGGCGTTGAAGTCGGGCACACGACGCTCATCTCCGGCGAAGGCAAATTGGTTGTCGGCAAAGGTCCGGTGCGAACCGGTGTGACTGCGATCTTGCCGCGCGGCAAAAATTCCAAAGATTTGGTTTTTGCGGGATGGTTTTCGCTCAACGGCAACGGCGAGATGACCGGCACCACCTGGGTGGAAGAGTCCGGCTTTCTTGAAGGGCCGATCATGATCACCAACACGCACAGCGTCGGCGTTGTCCGCGATGCCGTCATTGCGTGGTGTGTGCAGCGTGGTTTTCAGAATCAACCGTGGTCGCTGCCGGTGGTGGCGGAAACTTGGGACGGGTGGCTCAATGACATCAACGGCTTTCACGTCAAACCCGAACACGTTTTTGCCGCGCTCGATCATGCCAATTCCGGCGCAGTGGCGGAAGGCAATGTTGGCGGCGGCACCGGCATGATTTGTCACGGTTTCAAGGGCGGCATCGGCACGTCGTCGCGAAAGCTGGATGAACGAGCCGGCGGTTACACGCTTGGTGTTTTGGCGCAATGCAATCACGGCGGCCGGCAGCAGCTTCGCATTGCCGGCGTGCCGGTGGGATTGGAAATGACGGATGAAATTTTGAGGAAAGAAGATCAAGGCTCAATCATCGTCGTGGTCGCGACCGATGCGCCGCTGTTGCCGCATCAATTGAAGCGTTTGGCGCGGCGCGTGTCGATGGGATTGGCGAGAAACGGCAGCGTCTCAGGCAATGGCTCGGGCGATATTTTCATCGCGTTTTCGACAGCCAATCCCGAAGCAGCAAAACCCGAAGGAATGGCAAAGCTGGAAATGCTGCCCAATGATCAGATGAATCCGCTTTTTGCCGCCACTGTGCAAGCCACCGAAGAAGCCATTATCAACGCACTGATCGCCGCCGAAACCATGACTGGCGTCGACGATCACAAGGTCATCGCCATTCCGCACAAGCTGTTGCAGCAGATTTTGAGGAAATATAACCGCTTGATTGGGCCCGGCAAAAAATAA